In Tachysurus fulvidraco isolate hzauxx_2018 chromosome 3, HZAU_PFXX_2.0, whole genome shotgun sequence, a single window of DNA contains:
- the LOC113651898 gene encoding uncharacterized protein LOC113651898 → MTQSSLHFVSWNTNGIKDTTRAPQKFSKLLISLSNLQADVAFIQETHVGTNNYQILEDVPGWRSYFTVHSSRSKGVAILIRDSVVFEYICHDEDYSGGYIVLFCKISGELYTLVNVYNHKVDRNVLGRLKEYLMETAEGVLVVGGDFNTVLHPSFDQRSNSEATHSPLRAFVEDFTFSLNLRDIWSYKHPTDEGFTRCQNDSYSRLDMFFLPDNKMGRVANINVAHNEAEVQGFSDHYPLIVELTVQRRPKTILPEVASALPEPFTYIPDRRPGKISGAEILSAIKSLTNVGEHSLDNDVKHYKKQQCQLSETLKTEYNTLIKNKDVGEICSFNVKYLIFSQILAKRLSESISPSFKEKIETNLDPFITVTFETGPQKIKWSFLETKLKNFSDLTLELDMLDYLLSKEQDSSELRLLKPGCPLTKFIFSLALNELEALVLSNFGKATVCHQRQVLRIHTTSVTPEFVDVFVIFFKDISGLTIRILT, encoded by the coding sequence ATGACACAATCaagtctccattttgtctcctGGAACACAAATGGTATTAAAGATACCACTAGGGCACCACAAAAGTTCTCAAAATTGTTGATCAGCCTCAGCAACCTTCAAGCTGATGTTGCCTTTATACAAGAGACACATGTTGGGACAAACAATTACCAAATCTTGGAAGATGTTCCAGGTTGGAGATCCTACTTCACTGTGCACAGCTCTCGCAGCAAAGGAGTCGCTATACTGATAAGAGACAGTGTAGTGTTTGAGTACATATGTCATGATGAGGATTATAGTGGAGGTTACATTGTGCTCTTCTGTAAAATATCTGGTGAACTATACACACTGGTTAATGTGTACAATCATAAAGTAGACAGAAATGTCTTGGGTAGACTGAAAGAGTATTTGATGGAAACAGCTGAAGGTGTGCTAGTGGTTGGAGGTGATTTCAACACAGTTTTACATCCCAGCTTTGATCAAAGATCAAATTCTGAAGCAACGCATTCACCCCTGAGAGCTTTTGTAgaagattttacattttctcttaATCTCAGAGACATCTGGTCATACAAACACCCTACTGATGAAGGCTTTACAAGATGTCAGAATGATAGTTACTCCAGGTTAGACATGTTTTTCCTTCCAGATAACAAAATGGGACGAGTGGCTAATATTAATGTAGCACACAATGAAGCTGAAGTACAGGGCTTTTCTGATCATTATCCTCTTATAGTAGAACTCACAGTTCAGCGCAGACCTAAAACAATCCTCCCAGAAGTTGCCTCAGCGTTGCCTGAGCCTTTTACATACATACCTGACAGAAGACCAGGGAAGATTAGTGGGGCAGAAATACTGAGTGCCATTAAGTCTTTGACCAACGTAGGAGAGCACTCACTTGATAATGATGTGAAACACTATAAAAAGCAACAATGTCAACTGTCTGAAACCTTAAAAACTGAATACAATACACTGATAAAGAACAAAGATGTAGGAGAAATCTGCAGCTTTAATGTTAAGTATTTGATATTCTCACAGATTTTAGCAAAGCGTCTCAGTGAGTCCATTTCCCCTTCTTTCAAGGAAAAGATAGAGACAAATCTTGATCCATTTATCACTGTGACATTTGAGACAGGCCCACAGAAAATCAAGTGGTCTTTCCTTGAGACAAAGCTCAAGAACTTTTCTGACCTCACACTGGAGTTAGACATGCTGGATTACTTGCTCTCTAAAGAACAAGACTCTTCTGAACTCAGACTGTTGAAGCCTGGGTGTCCACTCACCAAATTTATCTTCAGTCTGGCTCTAAATGAGCTAGAAGCCTTAGTTTTAAGTAACTTCGGTAAGGCCACTGTTTGCCATCAAAGACAGGTTCTGCGCATACATACAACGTCAGTCACACCGGagtttgttgatgtttttgttatttttttcaaagACATTTCAGGACTTACAATACGCATcttaacttaa